A region from the Mustela erminea isolate mMusErm1 chromosome 10, mMusErm1.Pri, whole genome shotgun sequence genome encodes:
- the C10H1orf56 gene encoding protein MENT, translating into MVPAAGALLWALLLSLGPRAAGAQGLTSTETQRVSFRLGVPMSRHYRTTLRTGGPRRMKVTMEDEDDVGATVERLAGPAAAELLASTVATGVSKSIVSSAEEDESLEEGVVINARKNNITAASFSRGYNTARVPSSKFKANTQETEIRMSTDVPANTWQPTGGEIQHPDSTMSQWSMAGSTPNRWQQPSHTAMPPPEDLRLVLMPWGPWHCHCQSGTMSRTRSGKLQGLSGRLRVGALNQLRTEHRPCTYEKCPCNRLREECPLDSSLCSDTSCTTQTTTSTTTTTPTPPLSSRIRPTPFLFFGPSPSPSPALAFWRRVRIGLEDIWNSLSAVFTEMEPLEKNRR; encoded by the exons ATGGTCCCCGCCGCCGGCGCGCTGCTCTGGGCCCTGCTGCTGAGTCTGGGGCCCCGGGCGGCGGGGGCCCAAGGCCTGACTTCCACCGAGACCCAGCGGGTCAGTTTCCGCCTCGGGGTCCCTATGTCCCGCCACTACCGGACCACCCTCCGGACCGGTGGCCCCAGGAGGATGAAGGTAACAATGGAGGATGAGGATGACGTCGGGGCCACTGTCGAGCGCCTAGCAGGCCCGGCTGCTGCGGAGCTCTTGGCCTCCACGGTGGCCACAGGCGTAAGCAAGTCGATTGTGTCGTCGGCCGAGGAGGATGAGTCTTTGGAAGAGGGGGTTGTGATTAACGCCAGAAAGAATAACATCACTGCAGCGTCTTTCAGCAGGGGTTACAATACAGCGAGGGTGCCCAGCTCGAAGTTTAAAGCAAATACCCAGGAGACGGAGATCAGGATGTCTACAGACGTGCCAGCCAACACCTGGCAGCCAACTGGGGGGGAAATACAGCACCCCGACAGTACCATGAGCCAGTGGTCCATGGCCGGGTCCACCCCGAACCGGTGGCAGCAGCCCTCCCACACGGCCATGCCCCCTCCCGAGGATCTGCGGTTGGTGCTGATGCCCTGGGGCCCGTGGCACTGCCACTGCCAGTCAGGCACCATGAGTCGGACCCGGTCTGGGAAGCTGCAGGGCCTTTCTGGGCGCCTTCGAGTTGGGGCACTGAACCAACTCCGTACAGAGCATCGGCCGTGTACTTATGAGAAATGTCCATGCAACCGGCTTCGGGAGGAGTGCCCTCTGGACTCCAGTCTCTGCTCTGACACCAGTTGTACCACTCAGACCACCACCAGTACTACCACCACCACTCCCACACCCCCTCTCAGCTCTAGAATCAGACCTACGCCCTTCCTCTTCtttggccccagccccagccccagtccaGCCCTTGCTTTTTGGAGACGGGTCAGGATCGGGCTGGAGGATATTTGGAACAGTCTGTCTGCAGTGTTCACAGAGATGGAACCA CTAGAGAAAAACCGCAGGTAA
- the CDC42SE1 gene encoding CDC42 small effector protein 1, which produces MSEFWHKLGCCVVEKPQPKKKRRRIDRTMIGEPMNFVHLTHIGSGEMGAGDGLAMTGAVQEQMRSKGNRDRPWSNSRGL; this is translated from the exons ATGAGTGAATTTTGGCATAAATTGGGTTGCTGTGTGGTAGAGAAACCCCAGCCG aagaagaaaaggagacgAATTGACCGGACCATGATTGGGGAACCAATGAATTTTGTCCACCTGACTCACATTGGCTCTGGGGAGATGGGGGCCGGAGATGGACTTGCCATG ACAGGTGCAGTTCAGGAGCAGATGAGATCCAAGGGAAACCGAGACAGGCCATGGAGCAATTCTAGGGGATTGTAG
- the MLLT11 gene encoding protein AF1q, translating to MRDPVSSQYSSFLFWRMPIPELDLSELEGLGLSDTSIYKIKDGSAGKMTGQATGEQEKNSEGDSLLEYSTFNFWRAPIASIHSFDLDLL from the coding sequence ATGAGGGATCCTGTGAGTAGCCAGTACAGCTCCTTTCTTTTCTGGAGGATGCCCATTCCAGAACTGGATCTGTCGGAGCTGGAAGGCCTGGGTCTGTCAGATACATCCATCTACAAGATCAAAGACGGCAGCGCTGGCAAAATGACCGGGCAAGCAACGGGAGAACAGGAGAAAAACTCCGAAGGCGATTCCCTCCTTGAATACAGCACCTTCAACTTCTGGAGAGCTCCCATTGCTAGCATCCACTCCTTTGATTTGGACTTGCTTTAA